One Carassius auratus strain Wakin unplaced genomic scaffold, ASM336829v1 scaf_tig00049816, whole genome shotgun sequence DNA window includes the following coding sequences:
- the LOC113089439 gene encoding tether containing UBX domain for GLUT4-like: MAACGSAVSVLTPNGRRQTVKVSANTPLLQVLEDVCKKHGFNPEEHGLKFQRNVLDLSLQWRFASLPNNAKLEMVVCSRPQTGAESAVRVALQMEDGSRLQGSFSSGQTLWDLLTHFPQTRTSDLDTSGPTPVCVYMRDEVSGEAALKKTSLKSLGLTGGSAIIRYVLKGSDSSCPGASVDAVAMPTDAVAKTTVSQPPPEPPEEPAPVPMETQALPTEVTALLNHHPIKQEEEEPKASHEQEVRPKSDQPSSKLMPQEDDERPGTSQQCHGSASSATPTDFVPFSGSGQRLGGSAGLKMSTSWSSCVSSSPPKAKKPKPSHEIKRSVSAKQTTRDEEETDKYLEPVDRDPLVFHLDSGARRHDDAELPDEFFEVTVDDIRKRFAQLKSVRKALEEAPLVTKALRESQMKEKLDRYPKVVLRVQFPDRHVLQGFFRPLETVCLSVFQSLLLRSFIRSHLQDPKMEFYLFVAPPKTILDDLNVTLFQASLFPAALVYFGSDVRTDGYLRSDLLDVSVSALQADELIAGCVPRSPPAEEDLSSSPESCDSSGQRGAMEDGGDTQSAAVRPEKTDPGKVPKWLKLPGKK, translated from the exons ATGGCGGCGTGCGGCTCAGCTGTGTCGGTTCTTACTCCGAATGGAAGAAGACAGACTGTCAAAGTGTCTGCAAACACACCTTTATTACAG GTTCTTGAGGATGTGTGTAAGAAACACGGCTTTAATCCAGAAGAACATGGActcaa GTTTCAGAGGAATGTTCTAGATTTGTCTCTTCAGTGGCGGTTTGCCAGTCTGCCCAATAATGCCAAGCTGGAGATGGTTGTGTGTTCTCGCCCGCAGACAGGAGCTGAGAGCGCG GTGCGGGTCGCGCTGCAGATGGAGGACGGCTCTCGTCTTCAAGGCTCTTTCTCCAGTGGACAGACGTTATGGGATCTACTGACACACTTTCCCCAGACcag GACGTCTGATCTGGACACGTCTGGACCCAcacctgtgtgtgtttacatgcgaGACGAG GTCAGCGGTGAGGCTGCGCTGAAGAAgaccagtctgaagtctctgggtcTGACCGGAGGAAGTGCCATCATACG TTATGTGCTGAAAGGCTCCGACTCCTCGTGTCCTGGTGCATCTGTGGATGCAGTCGCTATGCCAACGGATGCTGTTGCCAAGACAACTGTATCACAGCCGCCTCCAGAACCACCCGAGGAGCCCGCCCCCGTTCCCATGGAAACCCAAGCTCTTCCCACTGAGGTCACGGCGCTGTTGAACCATCATCCTATCaaacaggaagaggaggagccaAAGGCGAGCCATGAGCAGGAAGTGAGGCCCAAATCTGACCAGCCATCATCCAAACTAATGCCACAAGAGGACGACGAGCGACCTGGGACGTCCCAACAGTGCCATGGCTCCGCCTCCTCAGCCACGCCCACTGACTTTGTGCCATTTTCAGGGAGTGGCCAgcgtctgggaggaagtgctggACTGAAGATGTCCACGTCTTGGTCATCATGTGTGTCCAGCAGCCCTCCGAAAGCCAAGAAACCCAAACCCAGCCATGAAATCAAG AGATCAGTCAGTGCCAAACAAACGACGAGGGACGAAGAGGAAACAGACAAATATCTGGAG CCGGTCGACAGAGATCCGCTGGTTTTCCATCTGGACTCTGGAGCCCGTCGCCATGATGATGCAGAACTTCCTGATGAGTTTTTTGAGGTCACCGTGGACGACATTCGGAAGAGATTCGCGCAGCTGAAGAGTGTGAG GAAGGCTCTGGAGGAAGCTCCTCTCGTGACTAAAGCCCTGCGAGAGTCTCAGATGAAGGAGAAGCTGGACAGGTATCCGAAG GTGGTGCTGAGGGTCCAGTTTCCTGACCGCCACGTTCTTCAGGGCTTCTTCAGACCTCTAGAAACAG TGTGTTTGTCTGTTTTCCAGTCGCTGCTTTTGAGGAGCTTCATCAGATCTCACCTGCAGGACCCAAAGATGGAGTTTTACCTGT TTGTTGCGCCTCCCAAAACCATCTTAGATGACCTGAATGTCACTCTGtttcag GCGAGTCTCTTCCCTGCTGCTCTCGTGTACTTTGGTTCAGACGTGAGGACAG ACGGTTACTTGCGCTCTGATCTTCTGGACGTCAGTGTCTCCGCCCTACAGGCTGATGAGCTCATTGCAGg CTGTGTGCCACGCTCTCCTCCTGCTGAAGAAGACCTGTCGTCCTCTCCAGAGTCATGTGACTCCTCCGGCCAGCGGGGGGCGATGGAGGACGGTGGTGACACGCAGTCAGCAGCGGTCAGACCAGAGAAGACCGACCCCGGGAAAGTGCCGAAATGGCTCAAACTGCCAG GTAAGAAGTGA